One part of the Phycisphaerae bacterium genome encodes these proteins:
- a CDS encoding ATPase, T2SS/T4P/T4SS family, which yields MPGSETIERKDVDGVAAPARPEPRAAAPARHPSARKQVGQVLLAKGILTQEQIDRAIEEQNARQHRQLLGEILIELGLATEDQVVEALAEAYSVPYAKLTPRLADAKVIELVPRDFLEKHGVLPLFKVHNTLTVAMSEPSNVFIIEEIARITGCAVQVVAVSAADIQAILAQYVKSANVFVIDDIIEDVSSDTFELIESKADDITNLEGMAGDSPVIKLVNYLIYSAVKEGASDIHIEPDDGALRIRNRVDGVLYEKLNPPAQMMAPVVSRIKIMSGLDIAERRLPQDGGIHVLMEGRPIDLRVSTLPNMYGEKVVIRIIDNSQALVSLETLGFSIEMLKQFRQQIAHPHGLVLVTGPTGSGKSTTLYAALSEINSPDRNVCTVEDPIEYNLRRVNQFQVNEKIGLKFATVLRALLRQDPDVIMVGEIRDDDTARTAVQAALTGHMVLSTLHTNDAVSAVTRLHNVGVECYLIAASVDAVIAQRLVRKICPHCKEQFEPTPNIRHAMHKAGHEVQTLVRGKGCAKCHGSGYLGRIGIYELLVPDEDIRQAISDNAPLQDLRKMAIEKKMTTLYADGIAKAKSGITTMEEVFRVCAG from the coding sequence ATGCCGGGATCGGAAACGATAGAACGGAAAGACGTCGATGGCGTGGCAGCGCCCGCCCGGCCTGAACCGCGCGCGGCCGCCCCGGCCCGCCACCCCTCCGCCCGTAAACAGGTCGGCCAGGTCCTTCTCGCCAAGGGCATTCTCACGCAGGAGCAGATTGATCGGGCGATTGAGGAGCAGAACGCGCGGCAGCACCGGCAATTGCTCGGCGAGATCCTCATTGAGCTGGGGTTGGCGACGGAAGACCAGGTGGTCGAGGCCCTGGCCGAAGCGTACAGCGTCCCTTATGCGAAACTGACACCGCGATTGGCGGACGCCAAGGTCATCGAACTCGTCCCCCGGGATTTCCTGGAAAAGCATGGCGTCCTGCCGCTGTTCAAAGTGCACAACACGCTGACGGTGGCGATGAGCGAGCCGTCTAACGTCTTCATCATCGAAGAGATCGCGCGGATTACCGGATGCGCCGTGCAAGTCGTAGCCGTTTCCGCGGCGGATATCCAGGCCATCCTGGCGCAGTACGTTAAGAGCGCCAACGTCTTCGTCATCGACGACATCATCGAAGACGTCTCGTCCGATACGTTCGAGCTGATTGAATCGAAGGCGGACGATATCACCAACCTCGAAGGCATGGCGGGTGATTCGCCGGTCATCAAGCTTGTCAATTACTTGATCTACTCGGCGGTCAAAGAGGGGGCCAGCGATATCCACATCGAACCGGACGACGGCGCCCTGCGGATTCGCAATCGCGTGGACGGCGTTCTGTATGAGAAGCTCAATCCGCCCGCCCAGATGATGGCCCCGGTCGTATCGCGCATCAAGATCATGTCCGGTCTGGACATCGCCGAGCGCCGCCTTCCGCAGGACGGCGGCATCCACGTGCTCATGGAAGGGCGGCCAATCGACCTGCGCGTCTCGACGTTGCCGAACATGTACGGCGAGAAGGTCGTGATCCGCATCATCGACAACTCGCAGGCCCTCGTCAGCCTGGAGACGCTGGGGTTTTCCATTGAGATGCTGAAGCAATTCCGCCAGCAGATCGCCCATCCGCACGGGCTGGTGCTCGTGACGGGGCCGACGGGTTCGGGCAAGAGCACGACGCTATACGCCGCGCTGTCGGAGATAAACTCGCCGGATCGCAACGTCTGCACGGTGGAAGATCCCATTGAATACAACCTGCGGCGGGTCAATCAGTTTCAGGTCAACGAGAAAATCGGGCTCAAGTTCGCGACGGTCCTGCGGGCCCTTTTGCGCCAGGACCCGGACGTGATCATGGTGGGAGAGATTCGCGATGACGATACGGCGCGGACGGCCGTCCAGGCGGCGCTGACGGGACACATGGTGCTGTCGACGCTGCATACGAACGACGCCGTATCCGCCGTGACGCGGCTGCACAACGTCGGTGTCGAGTGCTACCTGATCGCAGCGTCGGTCGATGCGGTGATCGCCCAGCGGCTGGTGCGAAAGATCTGCCCGCACTGCAAGGAGCAGTTCGAGCCGACGCCGAACATTCGCCATGCCATGCACAAGGCGGGCCACGAAGTGCAGACGCTGGTGCGCGGCAAAGGCTGCGCGAAGTGTCACGGCAGCGGATACCTGGGACGAATCGGGATCTACGAACTGCTCGTTCCCGACGAGGACATCCGCCAGGCGATCTCGGACAACGCCCCGCTTCAGGACCTGCGGAAGATGGCGATCGAAAAGAAGATGACGACGCTCTACGCGGACGGAATCGCCAAGGCCAAGTCCGGCATCACGACAATGGAGGAGGTGTTCCGTGTCTGTGCAGGCTGA
- a CDS encoding STAS domain-containing protein translates to MSATLTQYGNVTVLAVKDELAGDEVEAFVEQAGRCTQEGRREVVLDCSELAGLDSRGLEAIVDLQNACEGELGAVKLCGMNATCAKILEITRLVRRFECFDDLDSAVKSFG, encoded by the coding sequence ATGAGCGCGACACTGACGCAATATGGAAATGTGACGGTTCTGGCGGTCAAGGACGAGCTGGCCGGCGACGAAGTAGAGGCCTTCGTCGAGCAGGCCGGCCGCTGCACGCAGGAGGGTCGTCGCGAGGTCGTGCTGGACTGTTCGGAACTGGCGGGCCTCGACAGCAGAGGCCTCGAGGCCATCGTCGATCTGCAAAACGCGTGCGAGGGCGAACTGGGAGCGGTCAAGCTGTGCGGCATGAACGCGACCTGTGCCAAGATCCTGGAGATCACGCGGCTGGTGCGGCGATTTGAGTGCTTTGACGATTTGGATTCCGCGGTCAAGAGCTTCGGGTAG
- a CDS encoding HD domain-containing phosphohydrolase, with amino-acid sequence MSEVVLTMPTTEDQGRLPSQPAKWPISRRRFEALAANWRACNVWLSLWNAEGQPLAQNQIGSAFWNGLWAQGKAFRNSLGEFVRAAALRAAQSGPATPSQDGGPWAGNILLIPVPLRHRTRVVGVILGAVVTSSEPTEEFSRLCSQCRLDEAAMLRQMSATEPVDGHAARRLAGLLAHMVELARANEVAEEEISVLTQNLQNTYEEQSLIYRVSSEMGLPQKPTRLLAKVGEDVLKVSRAAAVGFVLTETDPEETTRDQTEPGDRLVQIGRVAPGLGELDRLAESLGLNAVDVPPHLLFNNLARRPELQWARPWLEHMVALPLKQHQKLLGVMLAMNCTDEGDFTSVDVQLLRAVADRVTAFLENQRLYDDLAHLLMALLHALVNSVDAKDPYTYGHSERVAQISRSLAQAAGLSEIECDRVYLSGLLHDVGKIGVPDAILCKPGKLTKEEFDALKKHPEIGVRILSPVKQIRDLLPGVLYHHERMDGSGYPEGLAGGNIPRLGRIICLADCFDAMTSNRTYRSAMSLPLAIAEVQRCSGSQFDPELTELFLRLDLESFLLRDRPLAVGPPSIAHLGSLSRRSEHE; translated from the coding sequence ATGTCGGAAGTCGTATTGACGATGCCGACGACGGAAGACCAGGGGCGGCTCCCGTCGCAACCGGCGAAATGGCCGATTTCGCGCCGGCGTTTTGAGGCCCTGGCCGCGAACTGGCGCGCGTGCAATGTTTGGCTCTCGCTTTGGAATGCCGAGGGACAACCCCTCGCACAAAATCAAATTGGGTCTGCTTTCTGGAATGGACTTTGGGCCCAGGGAAAGGCCTTCCGGAATTCCCTGGGAGAATTCGTGCGGGCAGCCGCGCTCCGGGCGGCCCAATCCGGACCGGCCACTCCATCGCAGGATGGCGGACCCTGGGCCGGCAACATCCTGTTGATTCCGGTTCCCCTTCGTCATCGCACGCGCGTCGTGGGCGTCATTCTCGGCGCCGTGGTTACATCGAGCGAGCCGACCGAGGAGTTCTCCCGGCTGTGCAGTCAATGCCGTCTGGATGAAGCGGCCATGCTGCGCCAAATGTCGGCGACCGAGCCGGTCGATGGTCACGCCGCCAGGCGACTGGCCGGGCTGCTGGCGCACATGGTCGAATTGGCCCGGGCGAATGAAGTGGCGGAGGAGGAAATCAGCGTATTAACGCAGAATCTCCAAAACACCTATGAAGAGCAGAGCCTGATCTACCGCGTCAGCAGTGAGATGGGACTTCCCCAAAAACCGACGCGGCTATTGGCCAAAGTCGGCGAGGACGTTTTGAAGGTGTCGCGCGCCGCCGCCGTCGGTTTTGTCCTCACTGAAACCGATCCCGAGGAAACCACGCGAGACCAGACCGAGCCGGGCGACCGGCTGGTTCAGATTGGCCGCGTCGCACCGGGGCTCGGCGAGCTGGATCGGCTCGCGGAAAGCCTGGGCTTGAACGCTGTCGATGTACCTCCGCACCTCTTATTTAACAATCTGGCGAGGCGTCCGGAGCTGCAATGGGCTCGTCCCTGGCTCGAGCACATGGTCGCGCTACCGCTCAAGCAACACCAGAAACTCCTCGGCGTGATGCTCGCCATGAACTGTACGGATGAGGGTGATTTCACTTCCGTGGACGTTCAACTGCTTCGCGCCGTGGCGGATCGCGTGACCGCGTTCCTGGAGAACCAGCGCCTGTACGACGACCTGGCCCACCTGCTCATGGCCCTGCTCCACGCGCTGGTCAATAGCGTCGATGCCAAGGACCCCTACACCTATGGCCATTCCGAACGCGTCGCGCAGATCAGCCGATCGCTCGCCCAGGCGGCCGGCCTGTCTGAAATCGAATGCGATCGGGTCTACCTTTCGGGATTGCTGCACGATGTCGGAAAGATCGGCGTGCCGGATGCGATTCTCTGCAAACCGGGGAAATTGACCAAGGAAGAATTCGACGCACTGAAGAAACACCCGGAGATCGGAGTCCGCATTCTGTCGCCGGTGAAGCAGATTCGCGACCTGCTCCCCGGCGTGCTCTATCACCACGAACGGATGGACGGAAGCGGCTATCCCGAAGGACTCGCGGGTGGGAACATTCCGCGCCTCGGACGAATTATCTGCCTGGCGGATTGCTTTGACGCCATGACGTCCAACCGGACCTATCGTTCGGCGATGTCGCTGCCGCTGGCCATCGCCGAAGTTCAGCGCTGCTCCGGTTCGCAGTTTGATCCGGAGCTGACGGAGCTTTTCCTGCGGCTTGATCTGGAGAGCTTTTTGCTCCGCGATCGGCCGCTGGCCGTCGGGCCACCCTCCATCGCACACCTGGGCTCGTTGAGCCGCCGGAGCGAGCACGAATGA
- a CDS encoding response regulator — protein MTSYRILVCDDEPHIVHVVAAKLRNAGLEVITAGDGEEAFGLAKSQRPDLVITDYQMPILSGLELCAKLRSDPETRNIPAIMLTARGFSLADQELVHTNIRQVLVKPFSPREVLSTVRRILDATPANEPPACAMGGHSLEGAV, from the coding sequence ATGACGAGTTACCGTATTCTGGTGTGCGACGATGAACCACACATTGTTCATGTGGTGGCGGCGAAACTTCGCAACGCCGGTCTGGAGGTCATCACGGCCGGAGACGGCGAGGAGGCTTTCGGCCTGGCCAAGAGCCAGCGACCGGACCTGGTCATTACCGATTACCAGATGCCGATCCTGTCGGGTCTGGAGTTGTGCGCCAAGCTGCGCAGCGATCCGGAGACGAGAAATATCCCTGCAATCATGCTGACGGCACGGGGGTTTTCGTTGGCCGATCAGGAACTGGTCCACACGAACATTCGCCAGGTTCTGGTGAAGCCGTTCAGTCCACGCGAGGTGCTGAGCACGGTGCGGCGAATCCTCGACGCGACGCCGGCGAATGAACCTCCCGCGTGCGCCATGGGCGGCCATTCTCTTGAGGGAGCAGTCTAA
- a CDS encoding ATP-binding protein, with protein sequence MTTKPSKPWCEIDDDAVIASMAEGTQSAASQTAPATFKKSPIARLLDPRVLSRFKVSPLWAIAPMVVASVWILAVVLAGAAKGLGWYHALGWIMCLGASAAILVTASKARQLALAGLRQAVQSDKQRRPDSLVDSPLGTELGDVWSAVESHSANVERRIEELVDERRGLALQLSLAETRRRQAESIIASLAEPVLVTDAFDQLVLANPAAEELFGFSCESAMRKPISEVLPDQKLVATICHAREADSRVARRRVEQEIGDRLFAIALSPVAGEGSKESDGAVRHGVVAILRDITKDRQASKNKSEFVAHVAHELRTPLASIRAYVELLVDGEAADEKTRTEYYETIQSSAERLGRLIDNMLNISRIEAGTVRINKEPVAIAMIVKEAADMLRPQAEEKGVTLTEELTPVVYRVLADRDLIHEAIVNLLSNAIKYTPSGGRVSLRMTPQEQTRRMRIEVSDTGAGIPAEDIPRMFEKFFRVEANKKLAKGTGLGLSLVKKIVENVHNGEMTLASEVGKGSTFGMVLPLA encoded by the coding sequence ATTGGATCCGCGGGTGTTATCGCGGTTCAAAGTGTCGCCCCTGTGGGCGATCGCCCCGATGGTCGTCGCGTCCGTTTGGATCCTCGCCGTGGTCCTTGCGGGAGCCGCGAAAGGGTTGGGTTGGTACCACGCCCTGGGTTGGATAATGTGCCTGGGAGCATCGGCCGCGATCCTGGTGACGGCGAGCAAAGCGCGCCAGTTGGCGCTGGCCGGGCTTCGGCAGGCCGTACAGTCCGACAAACAGCGACGCCCGGATTCGCTCGTGGATTCGCCGTTGGGCACCGAACTGGGCGATGTCTGGAGCGCCGTCGAGTCGCACTCCGCAAACGTCGAGCGGCGCATCGAGGAATTGGTGGATGAGCGACGGGGACTCGCGCTGCAACTCAGCCTCGCGGAGACGCGCAGGCGCCAGGCCGAATCCATCATCGCTTCCCTCGCCGAGCCCGTCCTGGTGACGGACGCGTTCGACCAACTCGTCCTGGCCAACCCCGCCGCCGAGGAACTCTTTGGCTTTTCCTGCGAGTCGGCGATGCGCAAGCCGATATCCGAAGTCCTCCCCGATCAGAAACTGGTCGCCACCATTTGCCATGCCCGCGAGGCCGACAGCCGCGTGGCTCGCCGTCGCGTCGAACAGGAAATCGGCGACCGGCTCTTTGCGATCGCCCTTTCGCCGGTGGCGGGCGAAGGTTCGAAAGAGAGCGACGGGGCCGTGCGGCACGGCGTCGTGGCGATTCTGCGGGACATCACCAAGGATCGGCAGGCATCGAAGAATAAGAGCGAATTCGTCGCGCATGTCGCCCACGAACTGCGCACACCGCTGGCGTCGATCCGGGCGTACGTGGAACTGCTGGTGGACGGCGAAGCGGCGGATGAGAAGACCCGTACCGAATACTACGAGACGATTCAAAGCTCTGCGGAGCGCCTGGGGCGACTGATCGACAACATGCTCAACATCAGCCGCATTGAGGCCGGGACGGTCCGCATCAACAAGGAGCCGGTGGCGATTGCCATGATCGTCAAGGAAGCGGCGGATATGTTGCGTCCGCAGGCTGAGGAAAAAGGCGTGACGTTGACGGAGGAATTGACGCCGGTCGTGTACCGCGTTCTGGCCGACCGCGACCTGATCCACGAAGCCATCGTCAACCTGCTGTCCAACGCGATCAAATACACGCCGTCGGGCGGTCGCGTGTCCTTGCGGATGACGCCGCAGGAACAAACCCGGCGGATGCGCATTGAAGTGAGCGATACCGGCGCGGGGATTCCGGCGGAGGATATCCCGCGGATGTTTGAGAAGTTTTTCCGCGTCGAAGCCAACAAGAAACTGGCCAAGGGCACAGGGCTGGGCCTGTCGCTGGTCAAGAAGATTGTGGAGAACGTCCACAACGGCGAAATGACGCTGGCCAGCGAAGTCGGCAAGGGAAGCACCTTCGGTATGGTGCTGCCGCTGGCCTAG